The proteins below come from a single Lactobacillus johnsonii genomic window:
- a CDS encoding adaptor protein MecA produces MEVHRISENTIRVTMDADELKERGITMLDLLGNKSQIQHFFYQILSEVDTDHTFAKGDPVTFQVMPSSSGLELLISKVPDSDDDSSNNPNDQLRDLLKGLGAGDDDQRKTEINDDREKLVSDNRRVFKLDSIDLVAALADALKVEGLASSLYTYHHEYYLDLAYLDDNYVELKPEDTWVIANEYGTGMTEKQFQRIKKNAKCLIGQDALGNIREYFD; encoded by the coding sequence GTGGAAGTACACAGAATAAGTGAAAATACCATTCGTGTAACAATGGACGCAGATGAACTTAAAGAACGCGGAATAACAATGCTCGACTTGTTAGGAAACAAAAGTCAAATTCAACATTTCTTCTATCAAATTTTAAGTGAAGTCGACACAGATCATACTTTTGCTAAAGGAGATCCCGTTACTTTTCAGGTGATGCCAAGTAGTTCTGGATTAGAATTACTTATTTCAAAAGTACCTGATAGTGATGATGATAGTAGTAACAATCCGAATGATCAATTAAGAGATCTTTTAAAGGGATTAGGGGCTGGAGATGATGATCAACGCAAAACTGAAATTAATGATGATCGTGAAAAATTAGTCAGTGATAATCGTCGCGTCTTTAAGCTGGATAGTATTGATTTAGTTGCAGCCTTAGCCGATGCTTTAAAGGTTGAAGGATTAGCCTCCAGTTTATATACCTATCATCATGAATACTATCTAGATTTAGCCTATTTAGATGATAATTATGTAGAATTGAAACCCGAAGATACTTGGGTAATTGCTAATGAATATGGAACTGGAATGACTGAAAAGCAATTCCAAAGAATAAAGAAAAATGCTAAGTGCTTAATTGGCCAAGATGCATTAGGGAATATAAGAGAATATTTCGATTAA